A single genomic interval of Oceanithermus profundus DSM 14977 harbors:
- a CDS encoding Ig-like domain-containing protein, with amino-acid sequence MNRFSYFRLALLALAAALPLAFLGCGGAPVPPLELTSHTPSTDATGVLLADAIELDFNVAVAAQTVTPDSLKVLDGSNELSYDKAFSSDGKTLTLTLTSAPASLPATLTVRIDGIENTRGSALSTSFSFTTADDWVELGSFVQEDAATDADDPSVALDAEGRPVVAFESAEASGYRIVVRRWNGNTWESIGNPFNSGSSDSAFDPDLELDPDGNPVVAFREYNATNHDNVFVRHWDGSAWTGYGGGGALDRTLSDAAHGASLVIGNDGNPGVFFSEQSTVSGSTAYRVYRSGYTDNLGWIGVVTPDNFDADRDAIAPVAKMAANGSLVLSWVENTASGKVIYVKNTGTDSFYGSPPEIFESTGDFIPSLDMALDADDRPVIAWREQSNSLGIFAKYWDGSAWRSYGSSDLVNAGGFQVALELDPQGRPVIATNVRGHLIVMHWNGTAWDSYADEVNLDFGQELYSFDLAVNAGGHPVVVWSEDDGSGGYVLHAKLHNGLAQ; translated from the coding sequence ATGAATCGTTTTTCTTACTTCCGCCTTGCACTTCTCGCCCTCGCCGCTGCGCTGCCCCTCGCCTTCCTGGGGTGCGGCGGTGCCCCCGTCCCGCCGCTCGAGCTCACCTCGCACACCCCCTCCACGGACGCCACCGGGGTGCTCCTGGCCGACGCCATCGAGCTCGACTTCAACGTGGCGGTCGCCGCCCAAACGGTTACGCCCGACAGCCTCAAGGTCCTCGACGGCAGCAACGAACTGAGCTACGACAAAGCCTTTTCGAGCGACGGCAAGACCCTGACCCTCACCCTGACCTCCGCCCCCGCCAGCCTGCCGGCCACCCTGACCGTGCGGATCGACGGCATCGAGAACACCCGGGGGTCTGCGCTTTCGACCTCCTTCAGCTTCACCACCGCCGACGACTGGGTCGAGCTGGGCTCCTTCGTTCAGGAAGACGCCGCGACCGACGCCGACGACCCCTCGGTCGCCCTGGACGCCGAAGGCCGGCCCGTCGTCGCCTTCGAGTCCGCCGAGGCCTCCGGGTACCGCATCGTCGTCCGCCGCTGGAACGGCAATACCTGGGAAAGCATTGGTAATCCCTTCAACTCGGGTAGCAGCGACAGCGCCTTCGACCCCGACCTGGAGCTCGATCCCGACGGCAACCCGGTGGTGGCCTTCCGTGAGTACAACGCCACGAACCACGACAACGTCTTCGTTCGGCACTGGGACGGCAGCGCCTGGACGGGCTACGGCGGCGGCGGGGCGCTCGACCGCACCCTTTCCGACGCGGCCCACGGCGCCAGTCTGGTGATCGGGAACGACGGCAACCCGGGCGTCTTCTTCTCCGAACAATCGACGGTCTCCGGATCGACCGCCTACCGCGTCTACCGCAGCGGATACACCGATAACCTTGGCTGGATCGGCGTGGTGACCCCGGACAACTTCGACGCCGACCGCGACGCCATCGCCCCCGTCGCCAAGATGGCCGCGAACGGCAGCCTGGTCCTTTCCTGGGTCGAGAACACGGCCAGCGGCAAGGTCATCTACGTGAAGAACACCGGGACCGACAGCTTCTACGGCAGCCCGCCGGAGATCTTCGAGTCCACCGGTGATTTCATCCCCTCCCTGGACATGGCGCTGGACGCCGACGACCGGCCGGTGATCGCCTGGCGTGAGCAGTCGAACAGCCTGGGCATCTTCGCCAAGTACTGGGACGGGAGCGCCTGGCGGAGCTACGGGAGCAGCGACCTGGTGAACGCCGGGGGGTTCCAGGTGGCGCTCGAGCTCGATCCCCAGGGCCGGCCCGTCATCGCCACCAACGTGAGGGGCCACCTCATCGTGATGCACTGGAACGGCACCGCCTGGGATTCCTATGCGGACGAGGTCAACCTCGACTTCGGTCAGGAACTCTACTCCTTCGACCTGGCGGTGAACGCCGGCGGTCATCCCGTCGTCGTCTGGAGCGAAGACGACGGCAGCGGCGGCTACGTGCTGCACGCCAAGCTTCACAACGGTCTCGCCCAGTAG
- a CDS encoding SatD family protein, producing the protein MTPVVLSGDLVASRAYGADKAARVLSEVVNQVNARFSEALLVPLDVIQGDAFQGVAVAGPDALALVFRLQGGLVGRTGGRLRSRFGLGLGAIDQELANVEDPSLLTGPAFVAAAKALARARKERRQLVLQSGRPDLDAAADGTFGLVEFVWKRWSAEVWRRALRYDEVADIGTLAEELGVSYQAVHKQLHGRGVLAVRAGLAGVGALLKEVGG; encoded by the coding sequence ATGACCCCGGTGGTCCTCAGCGGCGACCTCGTCGCTTCGCGCGCCTACGGCGCCGACAAGGCCGCCCGCGTCCTTTCCGAAGTCGTGAACCAGGTCAACGCCCGGTTCTCGGAGGCGCTGCTCGTACCCCTCGACGTGATCCAGGGCGACGCCTTCCAGGGGGTCGCGGTCGCCGGCCCGGATGCCCTGGCCCTCGTCTTTCGGCTCCAGGGCGGCCTCGTCGGCCGCACCGGAGGGCGGTTGCGCAGCCGCTTCGGCCTGGGCCTCGGCGCCATCGATCAAGAGCTCGCGAACGTGGAGGACCCGTCGCTGCTCACCGGACCCGCCTTCGTGGCCGCCGCCAAAGCGCTGGCGCGGGCGCGCAAGGAAAGGCGGCAGCTCGTGCTGCAGAGCGGCCGACCCGACCTGGACGCCGCGGCGGACGGCACCTTCGGCCTGGTCGAGTTCGTGTGGAAGCGCTGGAGCGCCGAGGTGTGGCGGCGCGCGCTGCGCTACGATGAGGTCGCGGACATCGGAACGTTGGCCGAAGAGCTGGGCGTCAGCTACCAGGCGGTGCACAAGCAGCTGCACGGCCGCGGCGTTCTCGCCGTGCGCGCGGGGCTGGCCGGCGTGGGCGCGCTGCTAAAGGAGGTGGGGGGATGA
- a CDS encoding TIGR04053 family radical SAM/SPASM domain-containing protein translates to MRPDFDRYPFLVAWEMTHACDLACKHCRASAEPDPLPGEITTEEAFRFLEEMATYKPKPILLPTGGDPLKRHDLWEILEKARELGIKIGITPAVTPLLTHEVIDRFKELDVHAMAVSLDGASAETHDEFRGVPGTFELAVDALRYARSIGLSTQINTTVTKQTKPELPGLADLGRDLGISAWEVFFLVPVGRGALLQQLSAEEYEEVLRWLYQVSKTHKLHIRTTEAPHFRRVVIQERMKSADADHALVQNKRGVHMHDAYGFVFISSQGEVFPSGFLAMSAGNIKERSLLDIYQNSELFRKLRDRSYLKGKCRVCEFGNVCWGSRARAWAETGDPFESETRCAYVPEAWKAEVAGD, encoded by the coding sequence ATGCGCCCGGACTTTGACCGCTACCCGTTCCTGGTCGCCTGGGAGATGACCCACGCCTGCGATCTGGCCTGCAAGCACTGCCGGGCCAGCGCCGAGCCCGACCCGCTTCCCGGGGAGATCACCACCGAGGAGGCCTTCCGCTTCCTCGAGGAGATGGCCACCTACAAGCCCAAGCCCATCCTCCTCCCCACCGGAGGCGATCCGCTCAAACGGCACGACCTCTGGGAAATCCTGGAGAAGGCCCGCGAGCTGGGGATCAAGATCGGGATCACCCCGGCGGTCACCCCGCTCTTGACCCACGAAGTGATCGACCGCTTCAAGGAGCTCGACGTGCACGCCATGGCCGTGAGCCTCGACGGGGCCAGCGCCGAGACCCACGACGAGTTCCGCGGCGTCCCCGGCACCTTCGAGCTGGCGGTGGACGCCCTCCGCTACGCCCGCTCGATCGGCCTCTCGACCCAGATCAACACCACGGTCACCAAGCAGACGAAACCCGAGCTGCCGGGACTCGCCGATCTGGGCCGCGACCTGGGCATCTCCGCTTGGGAGGTCTTCTTCTTGGTACCGGTGGGCCGCGGCGCCCTGTTGCAGCAGCTCAGCGCCGAGGAGTACGAAGAGGTGCTGCGCTGGCTCTACCAGGTCTCCAAGACCCACAAGCTGCACATCCGCACCACCGAGGCGCCCCACTTCCGCCGGGTGGTCATCCAGGAACGGATGAAGAGTGCGGACGCCGACCACGCCCTGGTGCAGAACAAGCGCGGCGTCCACATGCACGACGCCTACGGCTTCGTCTTCATCAGCTCGCAGGGTGAGGTCTTCCCCTCGGGCTTCCTGGCGATGAGCGCGGGCAACATCAAGGAGCGCAGCCTGCTCGACATCTACCAAAACTCCGAGCTCTTCCGCAAACTGCGTGACCGCAGCTACCTGAAGGGCAAGTGCCGCGTCTGCGAGTTCGGCAACGTCTGCTGGGGCAGCCGCGCCCGCGCCTGGGCCGAGACCGGCGACCCCTTCGAGTCCGAGACCCGCTGCGCCTACGTGCCCGAGGCCTGGAAGGCCGAGGTGGCGGGGGACTGA
- a CDS encoding putative toxin-antitoxin system toxin component, PIN family has protein sequence MIRLVVDPGVLIAAVLSAAGAPAELLRYWLDGAVEIVVSEKLLNELDTVLQRPKFRSYLSVAEAKRYVALLRRWAEVASDVESGEAFTTDPKDDYLVALALSSRADLLVSGDKHLTGIEHPRVPVLTPRQAVGLLKELDRKKGES, from the coding sequence GTGATTCGCCTAGTAGTTGACCCGGGGGTTTTGATCGCGGCCGTTCTTTCCGCCGCCGGTGCGCCGGCGGAGTTGTTGCGTTACTGGCTGGACGGGGCGGTAGAGATTGTCGTGTCGGAAAAACTGCTGAACGAGCTGGACACCGTTCTGCAAAGGCCAAAGTTTCGCTCCTATTTGTCGGTCGCCGAAGCGAAAAGATATGTGGCTCTACTACGTCGCTGGGCCGAGGTGGCATCAGACGTGGAGAGCGGCGAGGCGTTTACCACCGATCCGAAAGACGACTACCTGGTGGCCCTGGCCCTTTCGTCCCGGGCCGATTTATTGGTTTCGGGAGACAAACACCTAACCGGGATCGAACACCCACGGGTTCCGGTTCTCACCCCGCGACAGGCGGTGGGGTTACTAAAAGAACTGGACCGGAAAAAGGGCGAAAGTTAG
- the holA gene encoding DNA polymerase III subunit delta → MIVSFTGDPFLARRAARAEAELRGLEWRLLPPEPMAVQQAAGGGLFGPGGAIVDLREAGEAEWKELRGVLEALPQESVVLLYDPKPTAARSRWLGKHTEKRDHPTPRYREKVRWVTNEMKRMGLKAPAAVAHYLGELEADLEAIHAELEKLALLDGPLTLERVKAVVALDPPLSSFDLVDAAAAGRFERAMKLLRGLLDRGEEPLRILGALSKHFTRTAVLWAELQRRHLTEKDAAALLKLHPFAAKKLLAFARRIDEARLLRALDALAEAEKAAKTGRDPVLALERVLMALRG, encoded by the coding sequence GTGATCGTCTCCTTTACCGGTGACCCGTTTTTAGCCCGGCGGGCGGCGCGGGCCGAGGCCGAGCTGCGCGGACTCGAGTGGCGGCTGCTCCCGCCCGAGCCCATGGCCGTGCAGCAGGCCGCCGGGGGCGGCCTCTTCGGCCCCGGCGGGGCGATCGTGGACCTGCGCGAGGCGGGCGAAGCCGAGTGGAAGGAGCTGCGCGGGGTGCTGGAGGCGCTTCCGCAGGAGAGCGTGGTCCTCCTCTACGACCCCAAACCCACCGCGGCCCGCAGCCGCTGGCTCGGCAAACACACCGAGAAGCGCGACCACCCCACCCCCCGCTACCGTGAGAAGGTGCGCTGGGTGACGAACGAGATGAAGCGCATGGGCCTGAAAGCGCCGGCGGCGGTCGCCCACTACCTGGGCGAGCTCGAGGCCGACCTCGAGGCCATCCACGCCGAGCTGGAGAAGCTGGCCCTGCTCGACGGCCCCCTCACGCTCGAGCGGGTGAAGGCGGTGGTGGCGCTGGACCCCCCGCTTTCGAGCTTCGACCTTGTGGACGCCGCGGCCGCGGGCCGTTTCGAGCGCGCCATGAAGCTGCTGCGGGGGCTGCTGGACCGCGGCGAGGAGCCGCTGCGCATCCTGGGCGCGCTGAGCAAGCACTTCACCCGCACCGCCGTCCTCTGGGCCGAGCTCCAGCGGCGCCACCTGACCGAGAAGGACGCCGCCGCGCTGCTCAAGCTGCACCCCTTCGCGGCCAAGAAGCTGCTGGCCTTTGCCCGCAGGATCGACGAAGCCCGCCTGCTGCGCGCGCTCGACGCGCTGGCCGAGGCCGAGAAGGCCGCCAAGACGGGGCGCGACCCGGTGCTGGCGCTCGAGCGGGTGCTGATGGCGCTGCGGGGCTGA
- a CDS encoding TldD/PmbA family protein, translated as MLSESTAERLIAHALAQGADFAEVYVERTKNRNLRLLDLEVQEATSGIERGAGIRLFFGTQVVYAYTNDLSEANLLEVTDTLARLKGGGGRVDARGAGGLDFRKTAPAGRHAPERPFEARDKRWRIERLAEADAAARVGPEIKKVQIYLLERDQEILVVNSEGVWNTDRRVRTRYMVTAIAENEQGMQTGFAGPGLSVGLELFDLEPPAEHGRAAGEQARTLLGARPAPAGPMPVVIGNAFGGVIFHEALGHLLETTSVARKTSVLTDKLGEQIASNAVTYVDDGTLPHAWGSSEYDDEGAPTERTVLIEKGVLKSYMVDRWGSLMTGYRPTGSGRRQDYTFAPTSRMRNTFIEAGDASIESLFEGIEFGLYAKKMGGGQVKPGSGEYNFAVQEGYVIRNGRVEEPVKGAMLVGKGPESIQRIVAVAADRKNAPGMCGSLSGSIPVEVGQPHLLISEIVVGGEG; from the coding sequence ATGCTCAGCGAAAGCACGGCCGAACGACTGATCGCCCACGCCCTCGCCCAGGGGGCCGACTTCGCGGAAGTCTACGTGGAGCGCACCAAGAACCGCAACCTGCGCCTGCTCGACCTGGAGGTACAGGAGGCCACCAGCGGCATCGAACGCGGCGCCGGGATCCGCCTCTTCTTCGGAACCCAGGTGGTTTACGCCTACACCAACGACCTCAGCGAGGCCAACCTGCTCGAGGTCACCGACACCCTGGCCCGCCTCAAGGGTGGCGGGGGCCGGGTGGACGCCCGCGGCGCCGGCGGCCTCGACTTCCGCAAGACCGCGCCCGCGGGCCGGCACGCTCCCGAGCGGCCTTTCGAGGCCCGCGATAAGCGCTGGCGCATCGAGCGGCTGGCCGAGGCCGACGCCGCCGCGCGGGTGGGCCCCGAGATCAAGAAGGTGCAGATCTACCTGCTGGAGCGCGACCAGGAGATCCTCGTCGTGAACAGCGAGGGCGTCTGGAACACCGACCGGCGGGTGCGCACCCGCTACATGGTGACGGCCATCGCCGAGAACGAGCAGGGAATGCAGACCGGCTTCGCCGGCCCTGGCCTGAGCGTGGGGCTCGAGCTCTTCGACCTGGAGCCCCCGGCCGAGCACGGCCGCGCCGCCGGCGAGCAGGCGCGGACCCTGCTCGGGGCCAGGCCCGCCCCGGCCGGCCCGATGCCGGTGGTCATCGGCAACGCCTTCGGCGGCGTCATCTTCCACGAGGCGCTGGGCCACCTGCTCGAGACCACCTCGGTCGCCCGCAAGACCAGCGTGCTCACGGACAAGCTGGGCGAGCAGATCGCCAGCAACGCGGTCACCTACGTCGACGACGGCACCCTCCCCCACGCCTGGGGTTCGTCGGAGTACGACGACGAGGGCGCCCCCACCGAACGCACCGTCCTCATCGAGAAGGGCGTACTGAAAAGTTACATGGTGGACCGCTGGGGCAGCCTGATGACCGGCTACCGCCCCACCGGCTCCGGCCGCCGGCAGGACTACACCTTCGCCCCCACCAGCCGCATGCGCAACACCTTCATCGAAGCGGGCGACGCCTCCATCGAGAGCCTCTTCGAGGGCATCGAGTTCGGCCTCTACGCCAAGAAGATGGGCGGCGGCCAGGTCAAGCCCGGCTCCGGCGAGTACAACTTCGCGGTACAGGAGGGCTACGTCATCCGAAACGGCCGGGTGGAGGAGCCCGTAAAGGGCGCGATGCTCGTGGGCAAGGGGCCCGAGAGCATCCAGCGGATCGTGGCGGTGGCGGCGGACCGGAAGAACGCGCCGGGGATGTGCGGTTCCCTCTCGGGCTCCATCCCCGTCGAGGTGGGCCAGCCCCACCTGCTCATCAGCGAGATCGTCGTGGGAGGCGAAGGATGA
- a CDS encoding TldD/PmbA family protein — translation MTLQEAQTYLLERARERGVELEALATGSRELTLRAREGDLEEITEAESAGIGVRVVTGGKTGYAYTEELTPEALDWVLAEAVENAELQADTEGFLPPGRPLGRHDLLGEGLSAPVDEKKRLALALEREVQKDPRVRQVGAASYSEREFQTELASTKGAQGGYRSGYAYQMVNAVMGAGASVKQGFELKVTREIAALDPASTAQEFLHKTGRLLGARPLPSGRYTAYLEPKAFLALLAPFVSMWSAKQVLEGKSRLADKLGQQVASAVFTLYDDPDHPEGLMNAPFDAEGTPTRKVYLLREGVVESFLHNSQTARKLGHEPTGHATRSYKGVLGVAPHNLIVAPGAGVRLEEGVLVTDLMGVHAGANPISGDFSLQALGLKIEGGEEAYPVENFTISGNVFELLQRIVAVGQELEWSVMFLVGASPMVEVADVAFAGA, via the coding sequence ATGACCCTGCAAGAAGCGCAAACCTACCTGCTCGAGCGCGCCCGCGAGCGCGGCGTGGAGCTCGAGGCCCTGGCCACCGGCAGCCGCGAGCTGACGCTGCGCGCCCGGGAGGGCGACCTGGAAGAGATCACCGAGGCCGAAAGCGCGGGCATCGGGGTGCGCGTCGTCACCGGCGGCAAGACGGGCTACGCCTACACCGAGGAGCTCACCCCCGAAGCCCTGGACTGGGTGCTCGCCGAGGCGGTGGAGAACGCCGAGCTGCAGGCCGACACCGAAGGCTTCCTTCCCCCCGGCCGCCCCCTCGGCCGTCACGACCTGCTGGGCGAGGGCCTCTCCGCCCCGGTGGACGAGAAGAAGCGGCTGGCGCTGGCGCTCGAGCGCGAGGTCCAGAAGGACCCGCGGGTGCGGCAGGTGGGCGCGGCCAGCTATAGCGAACGCGAGTTCCAGACCGAGCTGGCCTCCACCAAGGGAGCCCAGGGCGGTTACCGCAGCGGCTACGCCTACCAGATGGTGAACGCGGTGATGGGCGCGGGCGCGAGCGTCAAACAGGGGTTCGAGCTCAAGGTGACGCGCGAGATCGCCGCCCTCGACCCCGCCAGCACCGCGCAGGAGTTCCTCCACAAAACCGGCCGGCTGCTGGGCGCGCGTCCGCTCCCGAGCGGCCGCTACACCGCCTACCTGGAACCCAAGGCCTTCCTGGCGCTGCTCGCGCCCTTCGTCTCGATGTGGAGCGCCAAGCAGGTGCTCGAGGGCAAGAGCCGCCTCGCGGACAAGCTGGGGCAGCAGGTCGCGAGCGCGGTCTTCACGCTTTACGACGACCCCGACCACCCCGAAGGCCTGATGAACGCCCCCTTCGACGCCGAGGGCACCCCCACGCGCAAGGTCTACCTGCTGCGTGAGGGCGTGGTCGAGAGCTTCCTGCACAACAGCCAGACCGCCCGCAAGCTGGGGCACGAGCCCACCGGCCACGCCACCCGCAGCTACAAGGGCGTGCTCGGCGTGGCCCCGCACAACCTCATCGTCGCCCCCGGCGCGGGCGTGCGGCTCGAGGAGGGCGTGCTCGTGACCGACTTGATGGGCGTGCACGCCGGGGCCAACCCCATCTCGGGCGACTTCTCGCTGCAGGCGCTGGGCCTCAAGATCGAAGGGGGCGAGGAGGCCTATCCCGTCGAAAACTTCACCATCAGCGGCAACGTCTTCGAGCTGCTCCAGCGCATCGTGGCCGTCGGCCAGGAACTCGAGTGGAGCGTGATGTTCCTGGTGGGGGCGAGCCCCATGGTCGAGGTCGCCGACGTCGCTTTCGCAGGTGCTTGA
- a CDS encoding dipeptidase: protein MDGVKPPKPPLVDAHLDLAHNVLDMGLDLTLPLVELRRRRTEGDVPTVTLPALEEAGAALVFATLFASPYHPEHNPEGYRTPDEAHAWALRQLELYRRWADEGRIRLVTDRAGLEAHLRAWEEDGVVGAIVLMEGADPIRTPDELNFWADAGVRLVGPAWIGNRYAGGSWYGTGGLTELGRELMAALQDEPRVALDASHLSERSFWEAVERYEGPMLASHSNARRYVDHERHLTDAMIRAIGERGGVIGTVFYNAFLQEGWKRGEPRPGLEAARRHMAHVAGLIGWDRVGIGSDFDGGFGARELPEPLDRPADLRRLGDLLPAGVFPGVLGENWLRWLRSWLP, encoded by the coding sequence ATGGATGGCGTGAAACCCCCAAAGCCTCCCCTCGTGGACGCGCACCTCGACCTCGCCCACAACGTGCTCGACATGGGGCTCGACCTGACCCTGCCGCTCGTGGAGCTGAGGCGGCGGCGCACGGAGGGCGACGTGCCCACGGTCACGCTGCCGGCGCTGGAGGAGGCGGGCGCCGCGCTCGTCTTCGCCACCCTCTTCGCCAGCCCCTACCACCCCGAGCACAACCCCGAAGGCTACCGCACCCCGGACGAAGCCCACGCCTGGGCCCTGCGCCAGCTCGAGCTCTACCGCCGCTGGGCGGACGAGGGCCGGATTCGGCTCGTCACCGACCGGGCCGGCCTCGAAGCCCACCTGAGGGCCTGGGAGGAAGACGGCGTGGTCGGCGCAATCGTCCTGATGGAGGGCGCCGACCCCATCCGCACCCCGGACGAGCTGAACTTCTGGGCCGACGCCGGGGTGCGGCTGGTGGGGCCCGCCTGGATCGGCAACCGCTACGCCGGCGGCAGCTGGTACGGCACCGGCGGCCTCACCGAGCTGGGCCGCGAGCTGATGGCGGCCCTGCAGGACGAACCGCGGGTGGCCCTCGACGCGAGCCACCTCTCGGAACGCTCTTTCTGGGAGGCGGTCGAGCGCTACGAGGGCCCGATGCTGGCCAGCCACTCCAACGCGCGCCGCTACGTGGACCACGAACGCCACCTCACCGACGCCATGATCCGCGCGATCGGCGAGCGCGGCGGGGTGATCGGCACCGTCTTCTACAACGCCTTCCTGCAGGAAGGCTGGAAGCGGGGCGAGCCGCGACCGGGGCTCGAGGCCGCGCGGCGCCACATGGCGCACGTCGCCGGCCTGATCGGCTGGGACCGCGTGGGCATCGGCTCCGACTTCGACGGGGGTTTCGGCGCCCGCGAGCTTCCCGAGCCGCTCGACCGCCCCGCCGACCTGCGGCGGTTGGGGGATCTGCTGCCCGCGGGCGTCTTCCCCGGCGTCCTCGGCGAGAACTGGCTTCGCTGGCTGCGCAGCTGGCTGCCCTGA
- a CDS encoding V-type ATP synthase subunit D, producing the protein MEQISPTRMTLLQKRSQLQLASKGVDLLKKKRDALVGEFFALVHETLEARKRLEDAAKDAYFALFLAKAFDGPEAVDALALGMPVLGSVEAEVENVWGTKVPKLNVDWPEGAAASPIATGGQTLKAQEAFRRFAQALVEVANTETRLRRIGEEIKKTTRRVNALEQVVIPGVLHQMRFIKLVLEQREREDTFRLKRIKAKSEKEEKQPATA; encoded by the coding sequence ATGGAACAGATCAGCCCCACCCGGATGACCCTCTTGCAAAAACGCAGCCAGCTGCAGCTGGCCAGCAAGGGGGTGGACCTGCTCAAGAAGAAGCGCGACGCGCTGGTGGGGGAGTTCTTCGCGCTGGTGCACGAGACGCTCGAGGCGCGCAAGCGGCTCGAGGACGCGGCCAAGGACGCCTACTTCGCCCTCTTCCTGGCCAAGGCCTTCGACGGTCCCGAAGCCGTGGACGCGCTGGCCCTGGGCATGCCCGTGCTGGGCAGCGTGGAGGCCGAGGTCGAGAACGTCTGGGGCACCAAGGTGCCCAAGCTGAACGTGGACTGGCCCGAGGGCGCGGCGGCGAGCCCCATCGCCACGGGTGGGCAGACCCTGAAGGCGCAGGAGGCCTTCCGCCGCTTCGCTCAGGCGCTCGTCGAGGTGGCCAACACCGAGACCCGGCTGCGCCGCATCGGCGAGGAGATCAAGAAGACCACCCGCCGCGTCAACGCGCTGGAGCAGGTGGTGATTCCCGGCGTGCTGCACCAGATGCGCTTCATCAAGCTGGTCCTCGAGCAGCGCGAGCGCGAGGACACCTTCCGCCTCAAGCGCATCAAGGCCAAGAGCGAGAAGGAAGAGAAGCAGCCCGCCACGGCCTGA
- a CDS encoding V-type ATP synthase subunit B, whose translation MDLFKKEYTSLTYISGPLLFVENASDLAYGAIVEIKDGSGRVRGGQVIEVSEEYAVIQVFEETTGLDLATTTVSLVEDVARLGVSPEMLGRRFNGIGKPIDGLPPITPEKREPIIGKPINPVARRKPEEFIQTGISTIDVMNTMVRGQKLPIFSGSGLPANELAAQIARQATVPGEDVQFAVVFAAMGITQRELSFFVNEFERTGALARSVLFLNKADDPTIERILTPRMALTVAEYLAFEHDYHVLVILTDMLNYCDALREVAASREEIPGRRGYPGYMYTDLATIYERAGVIEGKSGSVTQLPILSMPDDDRTHPVPDLTGYITEGQIQLSRELHRKNLYPPIDPLPSLSRLMNNAIGKGKTRDDHKQVADQLYAAYSNGVDIRKLVAIIGEDALTENDRKYLEFADQFEKYFINQGSANRTLEQSLDLAWALLSTLPQSELKRISRDHIGKYYGAKLEEIWGQV comes from the coding sequence ATGGATCTGTTCAAGAAAGAGTACACCTCCCTCACCTACATCTCGGGGCCGCTGCTCTTCGTGGAGAACGCCAGCGACCTGGCCTACGGCGCCATCGTCGAGATCAAGGACGGTTCCGGGCGCGTGCGCGGCGGTCAGGTCATCGAGGTCTCCGAGGAGTACGCGGTCATCCAGGTGTTCGAGGAGACCACCGGTCTGGACCTGGCCACCACCACGGTCAGCCTGGTCGAGGACGTGGCGCGCCTGGGCGTGAGCCCGGAGATGCTGGGCCGCCGCTTCAACGGCATCGGCAAGCCGATCGACGGCCTGCCCCCGATCACTCCCGAGAAGCGCGAGCCGATCATCGGTAAGCCCATCAACCCGGTGGCCCGCCGCAAGCCCGAGGAGTTCATCCAGACGGGCATCTCGACCATCGACGTGATGAACACGATGGTGCGCGGGCAGAAGCTGCCCATCTTCTCGGGCTCGGGTCTGCCGGCCAACGAGCTGGCCGCTCAGATTGCCCGCCAGGCGACGGTGCCCGGTGAGGACGTGCAGTTCGCCGTGGTCTTCGCCGCCATGGGGATCACCCAGCGCGAGCTTTCCTTCTTCGTGAACGAGTTCGAGCGCACCGGGGCGCTCGCGCGCAGCGTGCTCTTCCTCAACAAGGCCGACGACCCCACGATCGAGCGCATCCTCACCCCGCGCATGGCGCTCACGGTGGCCGAGTACCTGGCCTTCGAGCACGACTACCACGTGCTGGTCATCCTTACCGACATGCTCAACTACTGTGACGCGCTGCGCGAGGTCGCCGCGTCGCGTGAGGAGATTCCCGGTCGCCGCGGCTACCCGGGCTACATGTACACCGACCTGGCGACGATCTACGAGCGTGCCGGCGTGATCGAGGGCAAGAGCGGTTCGGTGACCCAGCTGCCCATCCTCTCGATGCCCGACGACGACCGCACCCACCCGGTGCCCGACCTGACGGGGTACATCACCGAGGGTCAGATCCAGCTGTCGCGCGAGCTGCACCGCAAGAACCTCTACCCGCCCATCGACCCCCTGCCCTCGCTCTCGCGGCTGATGAACAACGCCATCGGCAAGGGGAAGACCCGCGACGACCACAAGCAGGTGGCCGACCAGCTCTACGCCGCCTACTCCAACGGCGTGGACATCCGCAAGCTGGTGGCCATCATCGGTGAGGACGCGCTCACCGAGAACGACCGCAAGTACCTCGAGTTCGCCGACCAGTTCGAGAAGTACTTCATCAACCAGGGCTCGGCGAACCGCACCCTCGAGCAGTCGCTCGACCTGGCCTGGGCCCTGCTTTCGACGCTGCCGCAGTCCGAGCTGAAGCGCATCTCGCGCGACCACATCGGCAAGTACTACGGCGCCAAGCTCGAAGAGATCTGGGGCCAGGTCTAG